A single window of Nicotiana tomentosiformis chromosome 1, ASM39032v3, whole genome shotgun sequence DNA harbors:
- the LOC138906959 gene encoding uncharacterized protein: protein MKDDESIQDMHTGFTSIINELHSLGEIIPRNKLVTKILRVLLGSWKSKVNAIIKAKDLQKLTIDELIGNLKTYEMNKKKDHERRKPKKEKILVLKTDNNDSSGEDADMAYLTKGQL, encoded by the coding sequence ATGAAGGATGATGAGTCTATTCAGGACATGCACACTGGATTCACCTCTATCATCAATGAGCTCCACTCTCTGGGAGAGATCATTCCAAGGAACAAACTTGTCACGAAAATACTTCGTGTATTACTTGGTTCCTGGAAAAGCAAAGTAAATGCTATCATAAAAGCAAAAGATCTGCAAAAgctgaccattgatgaactcattggtaaTCTGAAAACCTATGAAATGAATAAGAAGAAGGATCATGAAAGAAGAAAGCCCAAAAAGGAGAAGATCCTAGTCCTAAAGACAGACAATAATgactcaagtggtgaggatgctgaTATGGCTTACCTGACAAAGGGGCAGCTCTAG
- the LOC138906960 gene encoding uncharacterized protein encodes MVDFDVILGMDWLSPYHAILDCHAKTVTLAMLGLLWLEWRGTLDNIPSRAVSILKAQRIVDKGCDAYLAYVRDVSVGTPTVESVSVVRDYPDIFQANLPGMPPDRDIDFGIDLSPGTQPISIPPYRINLA; translated from the coding sequence atggtggattttgatgttattttgggcatggactggttgtcgccctatcacgctatccttgattgtcacgccaagacggtgacattggctatgctaggtctactgtggctagagtggagaggtaccttagataaCATTCCTAGCAGGGCTGTCTCAAttcttaaagctcagcgaatagttgataaggggtgtgatgcgtatctggcctatgtgagggatgttagtgttggtactcctaccgtcgagtctgtttcggtagtgagggattatccagacaTATTTCAGGcaaatcttccgggcatgccgcccgacagagatattgactttggcattgatttgtcaccgggaactcagcctatttctattccaccttatcgtataaACCTAGCATAG